DNA sequence from the Streptomyces sp. CA-210063 genome:
CATCACGCGCGTCATGTAGTACGCGGTGATGGCCGCGCCCAGCAGGGCCACACTGCCGAGGATCCAGCCCTCGGTGCCGCCCTTGGCGAAGGCCGCCTCGATGATCTTGTCCTTGGAGAAGAAGCCGGACAGACCGGGGAAGCCGATGATGGCGAGGTAGCCGAGGCCGAAGGTGACGAAGGTGACCGGCATGTACTTGCGGAGGCCGCCGTACTTGCGCATGTCGACCTCGTCGTTCATACCGTGCATGACCGAGCCGGCGCCGAGGAACAGGCCGGCCTTGAAGAAGCCGTGCGTCACCAGGTGCATGATCGCGAAGACATAGCCGATGGGGCCGAGGCCCGCGGCCAGCACCATGTAGCCGATCTGGGACATCGTCGATCCGGCGAGGGCCTTCTTGATGTCGTCCTTCGCGCAACCGACGATCGCACCGAAGAGGAGCGTGACCGCGCCAACCACGGTGGTGACGAGCTGGGCGTCCGGCGAGGCGTTGAAGATGTCGGCGGAGCGGACGATCAGATAGACGCCCGCGGTGACCATGGTCGCGGCGTGGATGAGGGCCGAGACCGGGGTCGGGCCCTCCATCGCGTCCCCGAGCCAGGACTGCAGCGGCACCTGGGCGGACTTGCCGCAGGCGGCGAGCAGCAGCATCAGCGCGATGGCGGTGAGCGTGCCCTCGCCGGTCTCACCCGTGGCCTCCAGGACCGGCCCGAAGGCGAAGGTCCCGAAGGTGGTGAACATCAGCATGATGGCGATGGACAGGCCCACGTCGCCGACGCGGTTGACCAGGAAGGCCTTCTTCGCGGCGGTGGCGGCGCTGGGCTTGTGCTGCCAGAAGCCGATCAGCAGGTAGGAGGCGAGGCCGACGCCCTCCCAGCCGACGTACAGCAGCAGGTAGTTGTCGGCGAGGACGAGCAGCAGCATCGCCGCGAGGAACAGGTTCAGATAGCCGAAGAAGCGGCGTCGGCGCTCGTCGTGCTCCATGTACCCGATCGAGTACACATGGATGAGCGAGCCGACTCCGGTGATCAGCAGGACGAACGCCATCGACAGCTGGTCGAGCTGGAAGGCGACGTCCGCCTGGAAGCCCTCGACGGGCACCCAGCTGAACAGGTGCTGGCCGATCTCGCGGTGTTCGGCGTCCTTGCCGGCCATGTCGGCGAAGAGGACGACGCCGATGACGAAGGAGGCGGCGGCGAGGGCCGTGCCGATGTGGTGGCCGACGGCGTCGAGGCGCCGGCCGCCGCACAGCAGGACGGCCGCTCCGAGCAGGGGCGCCGCCACCAGCAGCGCAATCAGGTTCTCCACGATTCTTCCGACCCCTTACAGCTTCATCAGGCTGGCGTCGTCGACCGAGGCCGAGTGGCGGGACCGGAACAGCGACACGATGATCGCGAGTCCGACCACGACCTCCGCGGCGGCGACGACCATCGTGAAGAAGGCGATGATCTGGCCGTCGAGATTGCCGTGCATCCGGGAGAAGGCGACCAGGGCGAGGTTGCAGGCGTTGAGCATCAGCTCGACGCACATGAACACCACGATCGCGTTCCGCCTGATCAGGACGCCGGTGGCGCCGATCGTGAACAACAGTGCGGCGAGATACAGGTAGTTGACGGGATTCACTTCGATGCCTCCCCGCTCTTCCCGCTGCGTCCGCTGTTCGAGCGCTCCAGGCGGTCCTCGGCGCGCTGTTCCAGTGCCTTGAGGTCGTTGAGCGCCTCGGTCGACACGTCGCGGATCTGGCCCCGGTCGCGCAGTGTCTTGCTGACGGTCAGGTCGGACGGGGTGCCGTCGGGCAGCAGGCCCGCGATGTCGACCGCGTTGTGCCGGGCGTACACGCCGGGGGCCGGCAGCGGCGGGAGGTGCTTGCCCTCGCGTACGCGCTCTTCGGCCAGCTCCCGCTGGGTCTTGGCGCGCTCGGTGCGCTCGCGGTGGGTGAGGACCATGGCGCCGACGGCGGCCGTGATCAGCAGGGCGCCGGTGAGCTCGAAGGCGAACACGTAGTCGGTGAAGATCAGGGCCGCGAGGCCCTCCACATTGCCGCCCGCGTTGGCCTGGCCGAGGCCGTTGAACTCCGTCAGGGCCGCGTTGCCGATGCCGGCGGTCAGCAGGATGCCGAAGCCGAGGCCACACAGCAGGGCCAGCCAGCGCTGGCCCTTGATGGTCTCCTTCAGGGAGTCCGCCGCGGTGACGCCGACGAGCATCACCACGAACAGGAACAGCATCATGATCGCGCCGGTGTAGACGACGATCTGCACGACGCCCAGGAAGTAGGCACCGTTGGCCAGGTAGAACACGGCCAGGATGATCATGGTGCCGGCGAGGCAGAGCGCGCTGTGCACGGCCCTCTTCATGAAGACGGTGCACAGGGCGCCGATCACGGCGATCGTGCCGAGCACCCAGAACTGGAAGGCCTCACCGGTGGAGGTGCCGGCGGAAAGAGTGGCTGCGGCGGCGAGTTGCTGCGTCATCGGCGGATCACCTTCTCCGACGCCGGCTCGTCCTCACCGAAGGTGGAGGCGGCCTCCTGGGGCACCTCGCCCTTGGAGAGGGCCACCTGGCGCTCCGTACCGGGCGCGGCCTCGGTGACCAGCCCCCGGTAGTAGTCCTGCTCGTCCGTGCCCGGGAAGATCGAGTGGGGTGTGTCGACCATGCCCTCCTCGAGACCGGCGAGCAGCTGCTCCTTGGTGTAGATGAGGTTGGCGCGGCTGGAGTCGGCCAGCTCGAACTCGTTGGTCATCGTCAACGCGCGCGTGGGGCATGCCTCGATGCACAGGCCGCACAGGATGCAGCGGGCGTAGTTGATCTGGTAGACGCGGCCGTACCGCTCGCCCGGGGAGTAGCGCTCCTCGTCCGTGTTGTCGGCGCCCTCCACATAGATGGCGTCGGCGGGACAGGCCCAGGCGCACAGCTCGCAGCCGACGCACTTCTCCAGGCCGTCCGGATGGCGGTTGAGCTGGTGCCGACCGTGGAACCGCGGGGCCGTGGTCTTCTGCTGCTCCGGATACTGCTCGGTCAGCCGCTTCTTGAACATGGCCTTGAAGGTCACGCCAAAGCCGGCGACGGGGTTCTGGAAACCCGGCTTGGTCTCCTTCGGCTCCTCAGCCATCGGACGCCTCCTTCCCATTCGAAGATCCGTCACTGTCAGTATCGGACCCACCACTGACAATCAGCTCCCGCTCCCGTCGCGGACGCCTGCGCGGCACCGGCGGGAGGGTCTGTCCGGGCAGGGGCGGTACCGGGAATCCGCCGGCCATCGGGTCGAAGGCGGCCGGTTCGGCGGGCTGGTCCTGTGCCTCGCGCCGGTCGCGGAACATGTCCGCGACGACCGACAGGAGGAACAGCACGATGACGGCGCCGGCCACGTACAGCGCGATCTCGGCGAAGTCGTAGTTCTCGTTCCGGAGGGTCCGTACCGTCGCGACGAGCATCAGCCAGACCACGGAGACCGGGAGGAGGACCTTCCAGCCGAGCTTCATCAGCTGGTCGTAGCGGACGCGCGGGAGTGTGCCGCGCAGCCAGATGAAGAAGAACAGCAGCAGCTGCACCTTCACCACGAACCAGAGCATCGGCCACCAGCCGTGGTTGGCGCCCTCCCAGAAGGTGCTGACGGGCCAGGGAGCCCGCCAGCCTCCGAGGAACAGCGTCACCGACACGGCCGAGACGGTCACCATGTTGACGTACTCGGCGAGCATGAACATCGCGAACTTGATCGACGAGTACTCGGTGTTGAAGCCGCCGACCAGGTCGCCCTCGGACTCCGGCATGTCGAAGGGGGCGCGGTTGGTCTCGCCGACCATGGTCACGATGTAGATCACGAACGAGACCGGCAGCAGCACGATGTACCAGCGGTCCTGCTGCGCCTCCACGATCGCCGAGGTCGACATCGACCCCGAGTAGAGGAAGACCGAGGCGAACGCGGCGCCCATCGCGATCTCGTAGGAGATCATCTGCGCTGCGGAGCGGAGGCCGCCGAGCAGCGGGTAGGTGGATCCGGAACTCCAACCCGCCAGCACGATGCCGTAGATGCCGACGGAGGCGACCGCGAGGATGTAGAGCATCGCGATCGGCAGGTCGGTGAGCTGCATCGTGGTGCGCTGGCCGAAGATCGAGATCTCGTTGCCGGCCGGGCCGAAGGGGATCACCGCGATCGCCATGAAGGCCGGGACGGCCGCGACGATCGGCGCGAGGACGTAGACGACCTTGTCCGCGCGTTTGACGATGACGTCTTCCTTGAGCATCAGCTTGATGCCGTCGGCGAGCGACTGGAGCATGCCCCAGGGGCCGTGCCGGTTGGGGCCGATGCGCAGCTGCATCCAGGCCACGACCTTGCGTTCCCACACGATGGAGAACAGCACGGTGATCATCAGGAAGGCGAAGCAGAACACCGCCTTGACGACGACCAGCCACCAGGGGTCGCGGCCGAACATCGAGAGGTCTTCAGCGGCGAGGTACAAGCTCATGCCTCCACCTCCTCGGGGGCCTCGGCGGCGAGCGTCGCGGGGCCGATACGGACGAGTGCGCCGGGCAGTGCCCCGGTGTCGGAGGCGACGCCCGAGCCGGTGGAGTTCAGCGGCAGCCAGACGACGCGGTCGGGCATCTCGGTGATCCGCAGGGGCAGTTCCACGACCCCGGCGGGGCCGGTGACCGCGAGGACGTCACCGTTCTTGACGCCGGCCTCGGCGGCCGTGGCGGCGGACACGCGCGCGTGGGCGGCGTGCCGCGTCCCGGCGAGCGCCTCGTCACCGTCCTGGAGGCGGCCCTGGTCGAGCAGCAGCCGGTGCCCGGCCAGTACGGCCTCCCCGGCGGCCGGGCGCGGCAGTCCGGCCGCGACCTCCCCCGGCTCGGAGGCCTTCGGTCCGTCCCACGCCCCGAGCCGGTCCAGCTCCGCGCGCGTGGTGCGCAGATCGGGCAGCCCCAGGTGGACGTCCATGGCGTCGGCCAGCATCTGGAGCACCCGCCCGTCGGTGGGTGCCACCCGGCGCGTCATCTGGTCGGGCTTCAGCGCGGCCTCGAACATCCGTACGCGACCTTCCCAGTTCACGAAGGTGCCCGCCTTCTCGGCGACGGCCGCGACCGGAAGCACCACGTCCGCGCGCTCGGTGACCTCGCTGGGCCGCAGCTCGAGCGACACCAGGAAGCCCACCGCGGAGAGTGCCTCACGCGCGCGCGACGGAGCGGGCAGATCGGCGACTTCCACACCCGCCACCACCAGGGCCCCGAGCTCTCCGGTGGCGGCGGCCTCGACGATCTGCCCGGTGTCCCGGCCGTACCGCGGCGGGAGTTGGGCGACCCCCCAGGCGGCGGCGACCTCCGCGCGTGCGCGCGGGTCGGTGGCCGGACGCCCGCCCGGCAGCGCCGACGGCAGCGCGC
Encoded proteins:
- the nuoL gene encoding NADH-quinone oxidoreductase subunit L; protein product: MENLIALLVAAPLLGAAVLLCGGRRLDAVGHHIGTALAAASFVIGVVLFADMAGKDAEHREIGQHLFSWVPVEGFQADVAFQLDQLSMAFVLLITGVGSLIHVYSIGYMEHDERRRRFFGYLNLFLAAMLLLVLADNYLLLYVGWEGVGLASYLLIGFWQHKPSAATAAKKAFLVNRVGDVGLSIAIMLMFTTFGTFAFGPVLEATGETGEGTLTAIALMLLLAACGKSAQVPLQSWLGDAMEGPTPVSALIHAATMVTAGVYLIVRSADIFNASPDAQLVTTVVGAVTLLFGAIVGCAKDDIKKALAGSTMSQIGYMVLAAGLGPIGYVFAIMHLVTHGFFKAGLFLGAGSVMHGMNDEVDMRKYGGLRKYMPVTFVTFGLGYLAIIGFPGLSGFFSKDKIIEAAFAKGGTEGWILGSVALLGAAITAYYMTRVMLMTFFGEERWRPAPDPDKAPSVEPGIEVHPGEMPHPHESPKVMTIPMIVLAVGSVFGGAYFSIGDRFIHWLEPVTDHAHGHPPISALTVTISTVAVMVIGVGLAWLQYGRRPVPVVAPRGSLLTRAARRDLLQDDFNHVVLVRGGEHLTRSLVYVDHTLVDGVVNGTAATMGGLSGRLRRIQNGYARSYAVSMFGGAAILIAATLLMRAV
- the nuoK gene encoding NADH-quinone oxidoreductase subunit NuoK encodes the protein MNPVNYLYLAALLFTIGATGVLIRRNAIVVFMCVELMLNACNLALVAFSRMHGNLDGQIIAFFTMVVAAAEVVVGLAIIVSLFRSRHSASVDDASLMKL
- a CDS encoding NADH-quinone oxidoreductase subunit J — protein: MTQQLAAAATLSAGTSTGEAFQFWVLGTIAVIGALCTVFMKRAVHSALCLAGTMIILAVFYLANGAYFLGVVQIVVYTGAIMMLFLFVVMLVGVTAADSLKETIKGQRWLALLCGLGFGILLTAGIGNAALTEFNGLGQANAGGNVEGLAALIFTDYVFAFELTGALLITAAVGAMVLTHRERTERAKTQRELAEERVREGKHLPPLPAPGVYARHNAVDIAGLLPDGTPSDLTVSKTLRDRGQIRDVSTEALNDLKALEQRAEDRLERSNSGRSGKSGEASK
- the nuoI gene encoding NADH-quinone oxidoreductase subunit NuoI, which encodes MAEEPKETKPGFQNPVAGFGVTFKAMFKKRLTEQYPEQQKTTAPRFHGRHQLNRHPDGLEKCVGCELCAWACPADAIYVEGADNTDEERYSPGERYGRVYQINYARCILCGLCIEACPTRALTMTNEFELADSSRANLIYTKEQLLAGLEEGMVDTPHSIFPGTDEQDYYRGLVTEAAPGTERQVALSKGEVPQEAASTFGEDEPASEKVIRR
- the nuoH gene encoding NADH-quinone oxidoreductase subunit NuoH, producing the protein MSLYLAAEDLSMFGRDPWWLVVVKAVFCFAFLMITVLFSIVWERKVVAWMQLRIGPNRHGPWGMLQSLADGIKLMLKEDVIVKRADKVVYVLAPIVAAVPAFMAIAVIPFGPAGNEISIFGQRTTMQLTDLPIAMLYILAVASVGIYGIVLAGWSSGSTYPLLGGLRSAAQMISYEIAMGAAFASVFLYSGSMSTSAIVEAQQDRWYIVLLPVSFVIYIVTMVGETNRAPFDMPESEGDLVGGFNTEYSSIKFAMFMLAEYVNMVTVSAVSVTLFLGGWRAPWPVSTFWEGANHGWWPMLWFVVKVQLLLFFFIWLRGTLPRVRYDQLMKLGWKVLLPVSVVWLMLVATVRTLRNENYDFAEIALYVAGAVIVLFLLSVVADMFRDRREAQDQPAEPAAFDPMAGGFPVPPLPGQTLPPVPRRRPRRERELIVSGGSDTDSDGSSNGKEASDG